One region of Algihabitans albus genomic DNA includes:
- a CDS encoding DUF2309 domain-containing protein, with protein sequence MPDQARLFAQLENAAATITPYWPLQSFIAANPIQGLERLSFEEAVELGTDLFGGRGYPNAVSVRRALSDGRIDRDVLQEVAERHDRPDLVKDGPADALATASTKPAATQVNRLLIKWLAAFLEEGQAGWPMPGREHGFWRAWRNLAVHDRDLPERAEIGRLPEEPLAALAELMSGVPEAEREAVLTKHLVALPGWSGYVKWRAGQRAHPWQQAAPIALVDYLAVRLTLSRLFGEREPVPASNGTLAPDGAVWLEAWEESYRRPLLERLQRSADTKDRRESPPAAQLIFCIDVRSEVFRRHLEAVGPYDTLGFAGFFGLPIAHQTFGSATAVASCPVLLEPKHLVQDTPAGGHERQAERHLQGRAHLTGVKTLTAQLKESVATPFAFVETAGGLFGLAMAGRTLMPKRFSDLLDRLRRRVSPDAKLAPQIALTACGPREEDVSGFSDAERIFYAEASLSIMGLTRDFAPLVLLCGHGGETINNPFAAGLDCGACGGNHGGPNARVMAAILNDPVVRRGLVERGIEVPETTLFLAAQHNTTTDIVTLFDPEVGRAAHPEIFATLLKDLGRARSAASAERCRHLPGATGDSLSAVSARATDWAQVRPEWGLARNAAFIVGHRDLTHGLDLEGRSFLHSYDWQSDAEGQALEVILTAPMVVAEWINTQYYFSTVDNVAYGAGSKITHNVVGTFGVMQGNASDLMTGLPAQSVMAADDRGYHEPLRLMTVVEAPLARVEQVVRRNDILKTLFGNGWVALAVLDPETGLLSRRGRNGTWAAAFQTSSERQGAPASQTAAAPTPQVA encoded by the coding sequence GTGCCTGATCAAGCAAGACTCTTCGCACAGCTCGAGAACGCTGCCGCCACCATCACACCCTATTGGCCGCTGCAGAGTTTCATCGCGGCGAACCCGATTCAGGGGCTCGAGCGCCTATCCTTCGAGGAAGCGGTCGAGCTGGGCACCGACCTCTTTGGCGGGCGCGGCTACCCGAACGCGGTCTCCGTCCGCCGGGCCTTGTCCGACGGCCGGATCGACCGCGATGTCCTGCAGGAGGTCGCCGAGCGTCACGACCGGCCCGACTTGGTTAAGGACGGTCCGGCCGATGCGCTAGCAACCGCTTCGACGAAGCCTGCGGCGACGCAGGTCAACCGCCTGCTGATCAAGTGGCTGGCGGCCTTTCTGGAAGAAGGCCAGGCCGGCTGGCCGATGCCGGGGCGGGAGCATGGCTTCTGGCGTGCTTGGCGAAATCTGGCCGTTCACGATCGTGACCTGCCCGAGCGTGCCGAAATCGGACGGCTACCCGAGGAGCCTCTCGCGGCCCTGGCCGAGCTGATGTCCGGCGTGCCGGAGGCGGAGCGCGAAGCGGTCCTCACGAAGCACCTGGTCGCCCTGCCGGGGTGGTCGGGTTACGTCAAGTGGCGGGCTGGGCAGCGGGCGCATCCCTGGCAGCAGGCCGCCCCGATCGCGCTGGTCGACTACCTGGCGGTGCGACTGACCCTCTCGCGCCTGTTCGGCGAGCGGGAACCGGTCCCGGCATCGAACGGCACGCTCGCCCCCGACGGGGCGGTATGGCTCGAGGCTTGGGAAGAAAGCTACCGGCGGCCCTTGCTCGAGCGGCTGCAGCGCTCGGCGGACACCAAAGATCGGCGCGAGTCGCCGCCGGCCGCACAGCTGATCTTCTGCATCGATGTGCGCTCGGAGGTCTTCCGTAGACATCTGGAGGCCGTCGGGCCCTACGACACGCTGGGTTTCGCTGGCTTCTTCGGCCTGCCGATCGCCCATCAGACCTTTGGCTCCGCCACGGCCGTGGCTTCCTGTCCCGTGCTGCTGGAGCCGAAGCACCTGGTGCAGGATACGCCCGCCGGCGGCCACGAACGACAGGCCGAACGGCATCTGCAGGGGCGCGCGCACCTGACGGGCGTCAAGACGCTGACCGCTCAACTCAAGGAGAGCGTCGCCACACCCTTCGCCTTCGTCGAGACGGCCGGCGGGCTGTTCGGGCTCGCCATGGCCGGGCGTACCCTGATGCCGAAGCGTTTCTCCGACCTGTTGGACCGGCTCCGCCGTCGGGTTAGCCCGGACGCCAAGCTGGCGCCTCAAATCGCGCTGACGGCCTGCGGACCGCGCGAGGAGGACGTGAGCGGTTTCAGCGATGCCGAGCGGATCTTCTATGCCGAAGCCTCGCTCAGCATCATGGGTCTCACCCGGGACTTCGCGCCGCTGGTGCTGCTCTGCGGGCACGGTGGCGAGACGATCAACAATCCCTTCGCCGCCGGTCTCGATTGCGGTGCCTGCGGCGGCAACCACGGCGGCCCGAACGCCCGCGTCATGGCGGCAATCCTGAACGATCCCGTTGTTCGGCGCGGACTCGTCGAGCGCGGCATCGAGGTCCCCGAGACCACGCTGTTCCTCGCTGCACAGCACAACACCACGACCGACATCGTGACGCTGTTCGACCCGGAGGTTGGGCGCGCGGCCCATCCGGAGATTTTCGCCACACTGCTCAAGGACCTGGGGCGGGCGCGTTCCGCGGCCTCGGCCGAACGCTGCCGCCATCTGCCGGGGGCTACCGGCGACAGTCTCTCGGCGGTGAGCGCGCGGGCGACCGACTGGGCGCAGGTCCGGCCCGAATGGGGGCTGGCGCGCAACGCGGCCTTCATCGTCGGTCATCGCGACCTGACCCACGGCCTGGACCTGGAGGGGCGTAGCTTCCTGCATTCCTACGACTGGCAGAGCGATGCCGAGGGGCAGGCGCTCGAGGTTATCCTGACCGCTCCCATGGTTGTGGCCGAGTGGATCAACACCCAGTACTATTTCTCGACTGTCGACAACGTCGCCTACGGTGCCGGATCGAAGATCACCCACAACGTGGTCGGCACCTTCGGTGTGATGCAAGGCAATGCCAGCGATCTCATGACCGGACTGCCGGCTCAATCCGTGATGGCCGCCGACGACCGAGGCTACCACGAGCCTCTGCGGCTGATGACCGTCGTCGAGGCCCCGCTTGCTCGGGTCGAGCAGGTGGTGCGCCGCAACGACATCCTGAAGACCCTGTTCGGCAACGGCTGGGTGGCCTTGGCTGTGCTCGACCCCGAGACGGGTCTGCTGTCCCGTCGCGGTCGCAACGGGACCTGGGCGGCCGCGTTCCAGACATCCTCCGAGCGGCAAGGCGCCCCGGCTTCCCAGACGGCCGCCGCACCGACGCCGCAAGTCGCCTGA